In Desulfosporosinus youngiae DSM 17734, the genomic stretch CTCTCCGGCGATGCGGAGAACGGTCTGAGGAAAACGACGGTGAACCTGAGCAAAAGATTCCAGCAAAAGGTCTAAACCATACACAGAGTGCAGACCTTTGGCGACTCCGAAGACAACCGGATATTGTATGGACTCTCCCCGGGGGGGAGAAAAGCGTGTCGTATCCACTCCGAAGGGTATTATTTCAATCCCACGTTCCGGACGTATATACCGGCGCATCTCCTGGGCCATTATCTCACTGCTTGAGCATAGTATATCCGCCTGGCTCAGAATCCATTTTAACAGGTTTCGATGCAAAAAGGAGGTGCGGGGAAAGGAAAAAATATCGCTGCCCCAGGCGGAAATAACCAGAGGATGCCTGTGGGTCAACACTCCGAGCAAACCAAAGCTCGTTGCGTAATGGGCATGGATCAGGTCCGGATTAATCCCGGCGACCTTTTCCCTTACCCATTTCCGGCGTAATAATACATCTACTTTATCTCCAATTAAGTGAGGAATCAAGTGAACTTTAACCTTGGGCAGCTCAGCGGGCAGAAAACTGAGGATTTCTAAATCCCAACCTCTTTCCGTAAGAGCAATCGCCCATTTCTCAGTGTGGGTGCTGGCGGCATTGGCCAGAAAGCAAAGTTTAGCCATCCCAACTCTCTCCCCAAGGTTTCCATTGTATAGCTAGGCTCAATCCCCAGAAAGCCCAAATCATAGGATCTTCAAAAAAACGGCCTTCCCCCTGGGAGCTCAGCCAAACCACAAAAACACTCATCGATATTGCCTGGGCATAGACATTCATTTGATTTAAGACACGCGAGTTCATTATAAAGAGCAGCAACAAAAAAGCAGCCATTCCTAAAATCCCGAAAATCCCCATCTCTGCGGCGACGGTTATCAGACTGGTATGGGAGCGGGTGACTGCATCACTCCAAGGTACAAGATAATGGTAGGGTTGTTCGATCGCCCACCGAAAATTTCCCAGCCCGACTCCAGTCAAAGGATTTTCGATAAACATAGCCCAGCCGCCTTTAATCAGGTGCTCCCGCTGTCCAAGGGCACTCATCCCGGTAAAAAGTGTCTCAAAGCGAACCCGGATACCGGGGATCAGATAAAGAGCAGCGAATCCCAACCCGCCAAGCCCCAGGACACTCCAATGGACTCTCCGTTTTTTCACTGAACCGATAGCCAAAATAAGAACACCCAAGAGCAGAATCAGCCAGCCTGTTCTCGAAAATGTAACTACCAGAGCCGCAACCTGGATAAGAAGGGCCAAAGCTATCCCGATCTGCAAATTCCATTTCCGCCGCTGAAGAAGGAGCAGGGTTCCTAAGATAGAGATATCCAGATAACGGGCAAATAGATTAGGATCGATGAAGGTGGCATTCACTCTCCGTACTCCGGCCATATCAATCCCTCCGCCCCAGATCCAGTTTCCGCTCAGGTATTGTGCCAGACCAATAATGGCAGTCAGAGTAGCCATAGCGAAGATCACCTTAAACACTCGGTCAAAGACCTCTTTGCGGTCCGCTCCTAAAGCCACACTGACCCCCACAGCAAAAAGGATCAGGAGACGCAGGCCTTCGATCATGGTTGTTCGTGATTGCAAACTGCCTGTCAGTGAAATAAGGACAGCAATAAACAAGGGAAGGACCGCCCAGATCAATGGTACCTCAGTAAGACGTTTTAAGGTCTTCCCTATGCCTGCTTGGGCAAAACGCACTGCGCCCCAAGCTAATAAAAGGATCATTCCCAGACGCAAAAAGGTCAAAGAGGTCGGGGTTTCCGCACCGCTTTGATAAGGGGGAAACAGAACTTTGCTAATATCCCAAGGTACCAAAGCAAAAAATAAGGGTATAATCCAAGCGCCCCACCGTTTCACACAGTCACGTCCTCTCCTGCTAACGCCAAGCCTATTTTAGTTCTTTAAGCCACTGGCTGACAATACTATCCCAGGAATAATGGTCTTCTACATACCGTCTTCCGCTTTTTCCCATAGACTTCCCCTGGTCACTTAACTCGTATAAAGATCGAATGGCCTGGGCCATCTCTTGGGGGTTTTCAGGTTCAACCGTCAGTCCTGCTCCAGCCTCCCGAATCAGTTCCACAGCCTCCCCTTCTCCGCTATAAATAACGGGAACCGCACAGCCCATTGCCGGAAACATCTTGGAGGGACGGGCCCCTTCAAAAAGCTTGAGCTTTTTTAAGGGAATAATACTTCCCGCCGCCAAGGACATGTAGCGGGGCATATCGGTTACCGGCTGAAATCCGAGGAATTGCACATTCGGCAGCTTCATCTCTTTGGCCATTTCCTCCAGTTTTGGTTTTTCCGTCCCATCTCCCAGGAAGAGAAATTGGTACTGTGACTCGGAACGCAAGAGATTAGCCGCTTCCAGTACACTTTCCAAGCCCTGGGCATAGCCCATTGTGCCGGTATAGACTAAGACGAATTTATCCTGAAGTCCCAGCTTCTCTTTGAATTCTTGATCCGGAGGAAGGGGGCGGAAAAGTTCCAGGTTGACTCCATTGGGCAAAAAGGCAATCTTGTCGGCCGGAATACCACGTTTTATCCAGGTATCCCGAATCCCGACCGTAACCGCGGACAGCTTCCAGGAGCGATTATAGAGCCAGGTTTCCAATCCCTCTGTCATGCGGATCATTGTCTTGTTGGTGACCAATCCCAAGGCTACTGCGGATTCCGGCCAGAGATCCGAAACATTAAACACCAGGCGGGCACGTTTTATCCAGCTTCCCAGCACGGCGGTCATCCCCAGAAAGAGGGGCGGAGACTCCACGAAGAGGACGTCACAAGGCCCTGCCTTTAAGATTCCCCAGAGAGAGGAAAAGGTAAAGGAAAAGTAATTTAAAAGGCGTTTCCAGAAACGTCCCCGCTGCACAGGGTAAACCCATGTCCGGTAGACGGGCAACCCCTCTACTTCATCTTTCATAGACCAGCGGCCTCGATACTCGGGCGGAATCACCCCGGAAGGATGATTGGGAAAAGCGGTGACAACCACAACCTCATGCCCCTGACGCTGCAATCCTTTAGCTAGTTCTTTCAGCCGGACCTGAGCCGCCCCTGTTTCCGGAGGAAAGTATTGGGTCAGTATTAAAAATCGCATTGATTAACCTTCCTTATCCATCATTTCCACAAATTGCTCTGCGGCCTTGCCCTCTCCAAATATGGTCGGCCGATGCTCCGGCGGAGCAAACCTCTCCACAGCCTCCAGAATCTTCTCTTCATCTGCACCGGTCAAGCAGTTCCACCCCACTTCAACGGTTTCCACCCACTCTGTCTCATCCCGCATGGTAATACAAGGGACACCGGCAAAATAGGCTTCTTTTTGGACTCCGCCTGAATCCGTCACCAGCTTCAAGGTGTTCGCTTCCAGGGCAATCATGTCCAGATAACCGACGGGTTCCAGGACCTTTACCCGTTCCAGCAGTGAGGTTAAACCTAATTGATGAACAATTTTGCGGGTTCGCGGATGCAGGGGAAGAACGACAGGAACTGAAATTTTTGATACGGCTTTCAAGATTTGGGTCAGACGTGCCGGATCATCCGTGTTTTCCGCACGATGTATGGTACAGAGCACATAGGACTTGGGGTTTAAACCCTGAGTCTGGAGAATGTTCGATTTCTCCTTGGCCAATTCAAGGTTATAAAGGAAGGCATCATACATAACATCTCCATTTTGAAAAACCCCCTTCGTAATTCCCTCGGCGGCCAGGTTTTTCACGGCTGTTTCCGTCGGACAGAAAAGCCGGCTGGAAAGATGATCCGTTAATACCCGGTTAATTTCTTCGGGCATTCGACGGTTGAAACTTCGCAGTCCCGCTTCAATATGGATCACCGGAATATGAAGTTTCGAGGCGGCTAAAGCCCCCGCCAGGGTAGAGTTGGTATCACCATACACTAACAAGGCATCCGGGGTTTCCTGAATCAGCACGTCTTCAACCTTTTCCAGAATCGACCCGGTCTGAGCCCCATGCCGGCCAGATCCGATTCCTAAGTGAAAATCCGGTCGGGGAATATGGAGTTCATCGAAAAAAATATCCGACATGTTGGCATCATAATGCTGCCCTGTATGAATTAGTATTTCTTGATGGGCCCTTCTTAAAACACGGGAGACGGGGGCTGCCTTAATAAACTGGGGCCTTGCTCCTACGACCGTTGCGATTTTCATAGTTTCGTATGTTCCTTTCTTATCTGCTTATTAGATAACCGGGAGATGGAGACTAGCATCGCCCAAAGAATCCAAAGCAAGGGTTCTTCATATAACCGCCCTTCGCCCTGGGCACTGACAAAGATCGCGATAACCCCGGAAACGATACAGGCACTCAAAAAGCGCAAGCGCTCATGATTCATAGTGCGGGAAATATCCCATCCCCTCTGAAGAGTCTTACCAAAAAGAAGATAAAGAACCGTAAACCCAATAAATCCGGTTTCTGCCAACACAGTAAGTACGGCAGTATGAGACAGCGAAACATAAAAGGTTGAATAGGGGTTGAAGTAAGGGTAGATGGTTGTAAAGGCGACCCCAAAGGCCCCTACGCCAATGCCGGTCAGCGGATAATCTCTCACCATAGACATTCCCGCTCGCCACAAGTACTCCCGATGCGCTCCGGAAGCACTTAATAAGCCAGTGCGCAAGCTCTCAATCCGGGCCATGATGGCCGGATTCAAAACAGCCGCTGCGATAATGGCCAAGATCATACACACCATAGCCGAAAGGGTCACTTTTCTGCGGGGGATGAGTACCACAAAGACGAGGGACGCAACACCCAAGGCCAAAATTCCCCCTCGTGAGCCGGTGATTCCTAAGCCTGCCCCCTGCAATAATATAGCAAGGACGGACATCACACGAGCTGACCAGGAAGTGCGCCGTTCCAGCTCAGCCACGGAAAACAAGAAGGTGACGACAAGAAAACGGGCAAAGATATTGGGATCAGCAAAGGTGGTGTTAGCCCGGCGATTAATGACGACAGCAGAGGTCGGGATGAAAAACCACTTTGTCAGATACTGCACAACAGCAATCAAACCCAGAACCGCTCCAACTGCAATCAGCGTATAGCCTAAGCGCTGCAGATCCTTTTCATCCTGGACGTAGGCTATGACAAGGTAAAGGGTGACAATCATGGAAACCAAGCGCACGGTTTCCGCGAGCGAGTGTGCGGGCGCAATGGAAAAGGCCGTTGAAAGCAAGTAAACCCCCAGAAGGACGATAGGGAGCCATAAAAGAGCATCCGTCCTGATACGCTTCCAAACCTTAAATCGATCGGCGTCATTGGCCAGGGGATCCTTATGGCTCCG encodes the following:
- the wecB gene encoding non-hydrolyzing UDP-N-acetylglucosamine 2-epimerase; the protein is MKIATVVGARPQFIKAAPVSRVLRRAHQEILIHTGQHYDANMSDIFFDELHIPRPDFHLGIGSGRHGAQTGSILEKVEDVLIQETPDALLVYGDTNSTLAGALAASKLHIPVIHIEAGLRSFNRRMPEEINRVLTDHLSSRLFCPTETAVKNLAAEGITKGVFQNGDVMYDAFLYNLELAKEKSNILQTQGLNPKSYVLCTIHRAENTDDPARLTQILKAVSKISVPVVLPLHPRTRKIVHQLGLTSLLERVKVLEPVGYLDMIALEANTLKLVTDSGGVQKEAYFAGVPCITMRDETEWVETVEVGWNCLTGADEEKILEAVERFAPPEHRPTIFGEGKAAEQFVEMMDKEG
- a CDS encoding glycosyltransferase gives rise to the protein MAKLCFLANAASTHTEKWAIALTERGWDLEILSFLPAELPKVKVHLIPHLIGDKVDVLLRRKWVREKVAGINPDLIHAHYATSFGLLGVLTHRHPLVISAWGSDIFSFPRTSFLHRNLLKWILSQADILCSSSEIMAQEMRRYIRPERGIEIIPFGVDTTRFSPPRGESIQYPVVFGVAKGLHSVYGLDLLLESFAQVHRRFPQTVLRIAGEGPERPALENLAETLGISEVIEWLGQIPNADVADFYQSVDIVVIPSRQESFGVTAVEGSACARPVIASRVGGLTEVIAEGETGLLFSSENSSELAEHMERLLKDPALRDRLGRQGRQKVLKHYDWQKNVTQMELVYQRLLLAQC
- a CDS encoding O-antigen ligase family protein; this encodes MKRWGAWIIPLFFALVPWDISKVLFPPYQSGAETPTSLTFLRLGMILLLAWGAVRFAQAGIGKTLKRLTEVPLIWAVLPLFIAVLISLTGSLQSRTTMIEGLRLLILFAVGVSVALGADRKEVFDRVFKVIFAMATLTAIIGLAQYLSGNWIWGGGIDMAGVRRVNATFIDPNLFARYLDISILGTLLLLQRRKWNLQIGIALALLIQVAALVVTFSRTGWLILLLGVLILAIGSVKKRRVHWSVLGLGGLGFAALYLIPGIRVRFETLFTGMSALGQREHLIKGGWAMFIENPLTGVGLGNFRWAIEQPYHYLVPWSDAVTRSHTSLITVAAEMGIFGILGMAAFLLLLFIMNSRVLNQMNVYAQAISMSVFVVWLSSQGEGRFFEDPMIWAFWGLSLAIQWKPWGESWDG
- a CDS encoding glycosyltransferase family 4 protein — protein: MRFLILTQYFPPETGAAQVRLKELAKGLQRQGHEVVVVTAFPNHPSGVIPPEYRGRWSMKDEVEGLPVYRTWVYPVQRGRFWKRLLNYFSFTFSSLWGILKAGPCDVLFVESPPLFLGMTAVLGSWIKRARLVFNVSDLWPESAVALGLVTNKTMIRMTEGLETWLYNRSWKLSAVTVGIRDTWIKRGIPADKIAFLPNGVNLELFRPLPPDQEFKEKLGLQDKFVLVYTGTMGYAQGLESVLEAANLLRSESQYQFLFLGDGTEKPKLEEMAKEMKLPNVQFLGFQPVTDMPRYMSLAAGSIIPLKKLKLFEGARPSKMFPAMGCAVPVIYSGEGEAVELIREAGAGLTVEPENPQEMAQAIRSLYELSDQGKSMGKSGRRYVEDHYSWDSIVSQWLKELK
- a CDS encoding O-antigen ligase family protein encodes the protein MEKNKLSENRLLLILEVFVTLLWLYMVLRWIYYPSTLITLGYLWGIVWVAVKRPRWLPAVLIVTFPLEVSKMFIPAYSLAERLAGFNVSVLDFFRLSQLALGLRWLYDLYRSHKDPLANDADRFKVWKRIRTDALLWLPIVLLGVYLLSTAFSIAPAHSLAETVRLVSMIVTLYLVIAYVQDEKDLQRLGYTLIAVGAVLGLIAVVQYLTKWFFIPTSAVVINRRANTTFADPNIFARFLVVTFLFSVAELERRTSWSARVMSVLAILLQGAGLGITGSRGGILALGVASLVFVVLIPRRKVTLSAMVCMILAIIAAAVLNPAIMARIESLRTGLLSASGAHREYLWRAGMSMVRDYPLTGIGVGAFGVAFTTIYPYFNPYSTFYVSLSHTAVLTVLAETGFIGFTVLYLLFGKTLQRGWDISRTMNHERLRFLSACIVSGVIAIFVSAQGEGRLYEEPLLWILWAMLVSISRLSNKQIRKEHTKL